From Moraxella sp. K1664, one genomic window encodes:
- the folE gene encoding GTP cyclohydrolase I FolE — protein MCQHCDSHATPAFSFDVEATAQNYANIISASGENLSREGLLDTPMRAAKAFRDLTAGYHQDLHTVANNAIFASDNADLVLVQNIEFYSLCEHHILPFFGVAHIGYLPNGKVLGLSKLARIVDMYAKRLQIQENLTKQVAQAIHELTNCRGVAVVMDASHMCMMMRGVGKQQSTTRTTCMLGVYETDNQARNEFLSTIPKRVPAFG, from the coding sequence ATGTGCCAACATTGCGACAGCCACGCCACGCCCGCCTTTTCTTTTGATGTAGAAGCCACCGCCCAGAACTACGCCAATATCATCTCCGCCAGTGGCGAGAACCTAAGCCGTGAAGGACTGCTTGATACGCCCATGCGTGCCGCCAAAGCCTTTCGGGACTTGACGGCAGGCTATCATCAAGACCTGCATACGGTTGCCAATAATGCCATTTTTGCCAGCGATAATGCTGATTTGGTGCTTGTGCAAAACATTGAATTTTATTCATTGTGCGAACATCACATCCTGCCATTTTTTGGCGTGGCACACATCGGCTATCTGCCAAATGGTAAGGTATTGGGCTTATCCAAACTGGCTCGCATTGTTGATATGTATGCCAAACGCCTACAAATCCAAGAAAACTTAACCAAACAAGTCGCCCAAGCCATTCATGAGCTTACGAACTGTCGTGGTGTGGCGGTCGTCATGGACGCAAGCCATATGTGCATGATGATGCGTGGCGTGGGCAAACAACAGTCCACCACCCGCACCACCTGTATGCTTGGGGTGTATGAGACGGACAATCAAGCCAGAAATGAATTTTTGAGCACCATTCCTAAGCGTGTGCCAGCATTTGGCTGA